AACCAGACCTTCCAGCTCCAGTTTACGGATTGCTTCACGGATCGGGGTGCGGCTTACTCCAAGCTTGTTGGCAAGCTGGATCTCCATCAGCCGTTCTCCCGGCTTCAGTTCTCCTCTTAAAATTGCCTTCCGGAGTGTATTGAACACAACATCTCTCAACGGCAGGTATTCATTCATATTTACTTCAAAATCCATATCCATTCTTATCTCCTCCTGACGTTATGCACATTTGCAAGATAAATCTGTTTTGCCAGATTCTGTGCTTTTACTTTTGTAAATGCTTCCTTCGCTGTCCTGCGATCCCTGAAAATCCCAAATACAGTCGGACCGCTTCCACTCATCATCGCCCCAAGAGCACCTGCTTCCATCATACATTCTTTGATCTGTGCAATGACCGGATATGCTTCAACCGTAACCTTTTCCAGCACATTACCCATGGATGCTGCCACTTGCTCAAGATCCTGGTTCTTCAATCCGTCCAGGATACCATCTATATCCGGATGCTCCTTGATTTCACAGGAATCCAGCTTTTCATAAACCATCTTTGTCGATACACTGATCGGCGGCTTGGCGATCAGAATCTGACATTTCGGCATCGGAGGAAGCGGCGTCAGTTTTTCCCCGATTCCTTCTGCGAGTACTGTTCCGCGCATAATGCAGTAAGGAACATCCGCCCCAAGCTTCACGCCTCTTTCCATCAACTCTTTTTGAGAAAGTCCCAACCGGAACATCTGGTTCATTCCGTAAAGCACTGCCGCAGCATTGGAACTTCCGC
The sequence above is drawn from the Coprococcus comes ATCC 27758 genome and encodes:
- the ispE gene encoding 4-(cytidine 5'-diphospho)-2-C-methyl-D-erythritol kinase; the encoded protein is MDKLELKALGKINLGLDVLGRRENGYHDVRMVMQTLYLYDNVTLQKKSAPGIEIDSNLFYLPNDEDNIAWKAAKLLIDEFDIKDGIRIHLDKHIPVAAGMAGGSSNAAAVLYGMNQMFRLGLSQKELMERGVKLGADVPYCIMRGTVLAEGIGEKLTPLPPMPKCQILIAKPPISVSTKMVYEKLDSCEIKEHPDIDGILDGLKNQDLEQVAASMGNVLEKVTVEAYPVIAQIKECMMEAGALGAMMSGSGPTVFGIFRDRRTAKEAFTKVKAQNLAKQIYLANVHNVRRR